The sequence AGGTCGATCTCCCGGTCCAGGGAGCGCACGCCCTTCGCGCCCGGGCCGGCACCCGGATCCTGCACCTGGAGGGTGAGCCCCTCGGGCGCCTCGACGTCGCCGCGCAGCGGATCGGCGGCGTACAGCGCGTTGGCGACGTCCGCGACGGTCGCGGTGGCGTCGGCGGTGACCTCGAGGTCGGTCAGGCGATCCTCGGGCCGGCGCAGCGTGAGCTTGATGCGCATCGGTGCTCCTCCCCCTGGCGGGCCCCTCGCCCGCCGGCCGGGGCCCCCTCGGGGCAGTCCGTTCCGTCAGTGTGCGCCGGCGTCCGCGAGCGGACGCGGCACTCCGGTGGTGGTCTCAGTCCTCGTCCGCGTCCTGCGCCCGGTCCAGCAGCGGCAGGTCCTCGGCGGTGACCAGCCGGGAGAAGACCGCGTGCTCGACGAGGCGGGCGCGGCGGTTGCTGGCGAGCTTGCCCGGCCCGCCCCGCAGCCCGCGCACCCCGAGCCGGTCGAGCTTGTCGCAGACGTTGTCGAGCTTGCGGTTGAACTTCGTCAGCGGCCAGCCCAGGCGCTGGGAGGCCTGTGCCGAGGTCGGCACCGAGCTCATGCCCGAGCCCTCCCGCACCAGCATCGGCTCGGCAAGCGCGAGGATCAGCAGCCTCTGGCTGTCGGTGAGCTGCACCGAGCCCATCGTGGTCTCCCCCACCGGGTCGTCCGGGCCGGCGATCCGGGCGAACTCCGGCGAGTCCGCGTGGACCGAGAGGTCGTAGGTGGTGGGGCCGGCGGTGAACACGACCTTGGTGACGTCGAAGACCAGGGGGATCCGCGCCCCTGGTGCGAGCCATGCCTGCATCGAGCCGGTGCCGTCGGTGATCGTGGCCGAGAGCCGCGAGCCGATGTTGACCAGCCACCACATCGACTCCACCTGGACGATGGTGAGGAACCGCCGATGCAGGAAGGTGTTGTCCTCGTCGACGGTGAGGTCGGCCTCACGGCCGATGGTCAGCTCCTCACCGTCCTCGACGCGCAGCCATTCGCCGCAGAACTCGACAGAAATCGTCGACGCCATCGTCACGTGCCCCCTCTGTTGTCACCGATCATGCTGTCCCCGCCACCCATCATGGCTGCACCGTACCCGTCACCCGATCTCCAGGCATTCCTCGACCGGCGCGCTCGCGGCGCCGTTGGGGTTGACCGTCTGCACCTCCACGCACAGCGGGCTGAGCTGCGGGGGGATCTCCAGGACGTGGGAGTTGTGCCCGTAGACGTCGATCTGCGCGCCGTAGCGGTCGGTGTACTGCTCGGGCAGGTCCTTCCACCGCACCAGGTAGTGGTCCTCCTGCGTGTACCCGGCCGGAGGTTCCCACGAGACCTTGATCCGTCCCGTCTTCTCGGTGCCCTCGCCGCTGGAGATGATCTGGAATTCGATGTCCGTCGGCTCGCCGGGGGCTTCCTGCTTCGTCACCGGCACATTGATCTGCGTGGTCGCGATCGGGTCCGGTTCGGGCACCAGGAAGTAGCGCGCACCGAGGGTCGCGCCGACGCCGAGCACCACGATCAGCACCGCGGCGAGCGTGACGAACGGCCAGGCGGTCGTGGGCTGCTTCTGCTCGGCCCCGTCCTCGCCCGTCTCTGCGGCGAGCGGGGCCGGGGAGGCGGGGGCGAGGGCGGCACCGGCTGGGCGCAGCAGGGTCGACTCCCCCGAGCCGTCGGAGGGCATCCCGGGCGCGGCGGCGGGCCCGCCGGGACCGGTGCCTGCCGGGGCGCCGAGGGCGGGGGCGACCCCGGCGAAGGGATCGAGCCGGGGCGCCGGCCCGGTGCCGGTGGCGCCGCCGGAGTCCGGGTCGACGGTCGCGACCTTGCGGATCCGGGTGTGCAGGTCCATCTCGTCGTCGTCCTCGCCCTGGGACACGGGGGCGGCACGGTCGTCGAGCACGTCCATCTGCGTGACCGGCAGGGAGAGCGCGAGCTCGACCTGCTGCAGGCCGCGCCCGAAGGCGAGCGCGGTGTCGTAGCGGCCCGCTGGGTCCTTCGCCATCGCGATAGAGAGCACCCGGTTCAGCTCCGCCGGGACGTCCGGCCGGTCCAGCGCCTGCAGGGGCTCGGCGGAGATGCGGTGGATGAGATCGGAGGCGGTGTTGCGCTGGCCGCGCCGTTCGAACGGGGTGCGCCCGGCCAGCAGCGAGTAGACGGTGGCGGCCAGGGAGAACACGTCGCTGCGCACGTCCGCGCGCGGCGGGTCCGCGAAGAACTCCGGCGGCGACCACGGGATCGACATCCCCTGGGAGTCCTCGACGTCCTCCCCCTTCGCGGTCGCGATCGAGATCCCGAAGTCGGTCAGCGCCGGCCGGTTGTAGTCGGTGACCAGGATGTTCGCCGGTTTGATGTCGCGGTGGAGGATTCCGGCGCGGTGGGCGGTCTCCACCGCTCCCGCGATCTGCACCCCGACGCGCAGCGCCTCCGCGACGGTGATCCGCTCCTTGCGGAAGCGGAGCCCGTAGTTGGGGCGCGGGCAGTACTCCATGACGATGTACGGGCGGTGATCGTCGGAGACCTCCGCCTGATGGATCGTGACGATCGAGGGATGGGTCGACATCTGGGCCATGACATTGGCCTCGGCGTCGAACAGCCGCCGCACCGACTCGTCGAGCACGTTCGACAGCAGCACCTTGATCGCCACCCGCCGCTGCGGGCGGAACTGCCGGTAGAGGAACACATCGGCGAAACCGCCGGAGCCCAGCAGCTGCTCGTACTCGTATCCGGGCAGCCGGGGCGGCGGAGAGGGCGGGCGCGAGCTCATGCCTTCTCCCCGTACCTGAGGTGCACGCCGTCGCCGAGGTCGAGGGCGTCACCGTCGCGGAGGACCACGCCCTCCCGCGCCCGCAGCCGCGCCGGGTCGAAGCCGGCGCGGTGCAGGGTCGTGCCGTTGGTGGTGCCGAGGTCGATCGCCACCACGTGCCACCCCTCGAGTCGCAGCTCGAGGTGCGAGCGCGAGATGTCCTGCTGCGGGCTGGGGACGGTGATCAGCTGGGGGACGTCCTGTGCGCTGACACGGGAGGCCCGGGGCCGACGGCCGAGGATCGCGGTGCGGTCCAGGACGACGCGCTCGCCGTAGGAGGTCCAGATCGTTCCCAGGGGTGGCCGGGCGACCGTGCGCGTCGGCCCCTGCAGCGGGGCGTGGCAGACCCGGCACACCGCGCGTTCCGGGGAGTTCGCGTGCCCGTTGCCGCAGACCAGGCCGGGCAGCGCCAGGGCTCCGGGGGTGCCCGGCCCTGCGGTGGAGGGGGCGGGGTGCTGTCCGTGGTGCGGCGACAGCGGCCGCGCGGGCGGTCCCGCCTGCGGGGGCGCTCCGTGCGGGGGGCCGCCGCTGTGGGGCGGGTGCGCGCCGTGCGGGC comes from Brachybacterium faecium DSM 4810 and encodes:
- a CDS encoding serine/threonine protein kinase (PFAM: Protein kinase domain), whose translation is MSSRPPSPPPRLPGYEYEQLLGSGGFADVFLYRQFRPQRRVAIKVLLSNVLDESVRRLFDAEANVMAQMSTHPSIVTIHQAEVSDDHRPYIVMEYCPRPNYGLRFRKERITVAEALRVGVQIAGAVETAHRAGILHRDIKPANILVTDYNRPALTDFGISIATAKGEDVEDSQGMSIPWSPPEFFADPPRADVRSDVFSLAATVYSLLAGRTPFERRGQRNTASDLIHRISAEPLQALDRPDVPAELNRVLSIAMAKDPAGRYDTALAFGRGLQQVELALSLPVTQMDVLDDRAAPVSQGEDDDEMDLHTRIRKVATVDPDSGGATGTGPAPRLDPFAGVAPALGAPAGTGPGGPAAAPGMPSDGSGESTLLRPAGAALAPASPAPLAAETGEDGAEQKQPTTAWPFVTLAAVLIVVLGVGATLGARYFLVPEPDPIATTQINVPVTKQEAPGEPTDIEFQIISSGEGTEKTGRIKVSWEPPAGYTQEDHYLVRWKDLPEQYTDRYGAQIDVYGHNSHVLEIPPQLSPLCVEVQTVNPNGAASAPVEECLEIG